GATTGTATCAACAGTTTCACAGGCTCTTTTATGGGCTGTACTAGGTTTGGGAATATTCGTTACCTTTCGGATTCTGAATTTTCCTGATATGACGACAGAGGGCTCTTTCCCGCTTGGAGGAGCGGTTGCTGTTACCTTATTGACGCAAGGAGTCCATCCTATCTTGGCTACTCTAGCAGCAGTTCTTGTTGGCTGTTTGGCGGGCTTTGTCACAGGCTTGCTTTATACCAAGGGGAAAATCCCCACTCTCCTAGCTGGTATCTTGGTCATGTCTTCCTGTCACTCTGTCATTCTATTTATCATGGGTAGGGCAAATCTAGGCTTACTGAATACCAAACGTTTACAAGATTTCCTTCCTTTTTCTGAGCAAATTAATGGTCTCTTGCTAGGTCTAGGTAGCCTAGCGGTGGTGATTGGTGCCTTGATGTTCTTCCTCTATACTCGCCTTGGACAGGCCTTTATTGCAACCGGGGATAATCCAGATATGGCTCGCAGTTTTGGTATCAATACAAGTCGAATGGAGTTGCTAGGCCTTGTTCTTTCAAATGGAATCATCGCTCTTGCAGGTGCCTTGATTGCACAACAAGAAGGCTATGCGGATGTGTCGCGTGGTATTGGTGTCATTGTGGTCGGTATGGCTAGTCTGATTATCGGTGAGGTAATTTATGGTAACCTTACTATGTTAGAACGATTCTTGGCCATTGTTGTCGGAGCGATTTTCTATCAGTTCTTAATTTTGGTGGTCATTTCCCTCGGTATCAATACCAGCTACCTCCGTATCTTCTCGGCCATGATTCTGGCAACTTGCCTCATGGTTCCTGAGTTGAAAAATAAAATCTTGAAAGGAGCCAGTCTGTCACGATGAAAGCAATTGTTGAATTAAAAAATGCCACTAAGGTGGTGACAAACGGTTTTGATGAAGAACGTGTGATTTTGGACAATGTCAATCTGACCATCTACCAAGGGGATTTTATTACTATTTTAGGTGGAAATGGGGCTGGGAAGTCAACCCTCTTTAATGTCATTGCTGGAACCCTACCCTTGACTAGTGGTTCTGTCCATATTCTCGGTGAGGACGTGACCAATTGGCCTGCGGAAAAACGTGCTAAGTATCTGGCACGTGTTTTCCAAGATCCTAAAATGGGTACAGCGCCACGGATGACGGTGGCAGAAAATCTACTGATAGCTAAGTACCGTGGCGAGGGACGGGGCTTAGTGCCACGCAGATTGGCCCAACAGACGGAAGAATTTGCCCAGCTTTTGCCGAGAGTGGGAAATGGTTTGGAAAAACATTTGGACACGCCAGCAGGGCTCTTATCAGGTGGTCAACGCCAGGCATTGAGTTTGTTGATGGCGAGTTTGAAACAGCCTGAACTTTTACTCTTGGATGAGCATACTGCAGCCCTTGACCCTAAAACCAGCCAATCCTTGATGCAACTGACGGATGAATTGATTGAGACTAAGGGAATGACGGCCCTCATGGTCACTCACCAGATGGAAGATGCTCTGCGTCACGGTAATCGCTTGATTGTCATGAAAAATGGTCAGATTATTCAGGACCAAACGGCTGAAGAAAAATCCAAGATGAAACTGGAAGATTATTATAAGTTGTTTGATTAAGAACCTGTGTGGATAGTTCGCAACTTCCAACCAAGTTTGGTTTTGGCTAAAACTGAATCTTATATCAAACACATCACTTGTGAATACAGGTCTAAAGTCTGGAGTAATCCAGGCTTTTATTATCCTTTGAATTTTTAGTTAAAAAGCAGTATAATATACTAAATATATCAAGAGGTGCTGTCATGGATAAATTGGTTTTTGAAAGCTTAGCTGACTTAGGAATGGACTACACCATTGTAGAGCATCCACCAGCTCTGACAACTGAGGAAGCAGACCGTTACATTGAAGGGTTAGAAGGAGTACGGACCAAGTCCATGTTTCTGACTAATAAGAAAAAGACTGCATTTTATTTACTGATCATGGATGACCAGAAGCAG
This region of Streptococcus suis genomic DNA includes:
- a CDS encoding ABC transporter permease; amino-acid sequence: MIVSTVSQALLWAVLGLGIFVTFRILNFPDMTTEGSFPLGGAVAVTLLTQGVHPILATLAAVLVGCLAGFVTGLLYTKGKIPTLLAGILVMSSCHSVILFIMGRANLGLLNTKRLQDFLPFSEQINGLLLGLGSLAVVIGALMFFLYTRLGQAFIATGDNPDMARSFGINTSRMELLGLVLSNGIIALAGALIAQQEGYADVSRGIGVIVVGMASLIIGEVIYGNLTMLERFLAIVVGAIFYQFLILVVISLGINTSYLRIFSAMILATCLMVPELKNKILKGASLSR
- a CDS encoding ABC transporter ATP-binding protein, whose protein sequence is MKAIVELKNATKVVTNGFDEERVILDNVNLTIYQGDFITILGGNGAGKSTLFNVIAGTLPLTSGSVHILGEDVTNWPAEKRAKYLARVFQDPKMGTAPRMTVAENLLIAKYRGEGRGLVPRRLAQQTEEFAQLLPRVGNGLEKHLDTPAGLLSGGQRQALSLLMASLKQPELLLLDEHTAALDPKTSQSLMQLTDELIETKGMTALMVTHQMEDALRHGNRLIVMKNGQIIQDQTAEEKSKMKLEDYYKLFD